The following coding sequences are from one Gossypium raimondii isolate GPD5lz chromosome 4, ASM2569854v1, whole genome shotgun sequence window:
- the LOC105779652 gene encoding indole-3-acetic acid-amido synthetase GH3.17 — translation MPADMCGSSPMNLIIFSVGRDSIANSQSIPKKKTENAVWISVIGLMATNGCEGGLKMIEELTTNAEQIQDQELGEILSRNAGTEYLRGFLHGQTEKQLFKKHVPIVTYEDLKPYIDRIANGETSDILVAEPVTGFYLSSGTSGGQPKMIPVSAEYHKKGALVRTFGQSPMMRHFGDINQAGKRMELMFARPEIETPSGLKAASVSTRIYNESKFRTNLPKLYTSPIETIFCPDPNQGLYCQLLFGLIQRDEVVMVGSLFASTVLRGIKFLENHWQELCYDIKTGRLSDWITDSGCRNAASLIMKPNPEQADLIESICNYKSWEGIIRKLWTKARYIGCICTGAMRQYTTELEFYCRGLPLVSAFYACSEAFCGLNLEPLCKPCDVSYTLLPNVAYFEFLPVKNERDESFEMKSNDEDTELVDLVNVKAGQCYELVVTTCAGLYRYKVGDVLMVSGFYNNAPQFQFVERKNVLLSVDQEKTSETDLFKAVTEAKALLDPLGFILTEYTSYVDTSSAPGHYVLFWEIKGKEGKHCKELDPKIMVECCSRMEESLHYTYKIYRKRNIIAALEIRVVKQGSFEALMDYFVSKGTSLSQYKKPSCIKSEEALKILDSRVIGKYFSPKPPL, via the exons ATGCCTGCCGACATGTGTGGGTCAAGTCCCATGAATCTTATTATATTTAGCGTAGGTAGAGATTCCATTGCCAATAGCCAGAGCATccccaaaaagaaaacagaaaatgcTGTGTGGATCTCAGTAATAGGGTTGATGGCAACGAATGGGTGTGAAGGTGGGTTGAAGATGATTGAGGAACTGACCACAAATGCTGAGCAAATTCAAGACCAGGAATTGGGGGAAATACTAAGTAGAAATGCAGGAACAGAGTATTTAAGGGGATTCCTCCATGGTCAAACCGAGAAGCAGCTCTTTAAGAAACATGTTCCCATAGTTACGTATGAAGATCTCAAGCCTTACATAGATAGGATTGCTAATGGGGAGACATCAGATATCCTTGTAGCTGAACCCGTTACAGGGTTCTATCTAAG CTCTGGGACTTCAGGCGGGCAGCCAAAGATGATTCCTGTCAGTGCTGAATATCATAAGAAGGGGGCATTAGTTAGAACCTTCGGCCAGTCTCCGATGATGAG GCACTTCGGTGACATCAACCAAGCCGGTAAAAGAATGGAGCTTATGTTTGCCAGACCAGAGATTGAAACTCCTAGTGGCCTCAAGGCAGCATCTGTTTCAACGAGAATATACAACGAGAGTAAGTTTAGAACCAATTTGCCTAAGCTTTACACAAGCCCCATTGAGACCATCTTTTGCCCAGACCCCAACCAGGGCTTATACTGTCAATTACTTTTTGGTTTAATCCAACGAGACGAGGTTGTCATGGTTGGTTCACTCTTTGCATCTACGGTGCTAAGAGGTATCAAGTTTCTAGAAAATCACTGGCAAGAGCTATGCTATGATATAAAAACAGGTCGATTAAGCGATTGGATCACCGACTCAGGATGCAGAAATGCAGCATCATTGATCATGAAGCCTAATCCAGAGCAAGCTGACTTGATAGAGAGCATATGCAATTATAAATCATGGGAAGGAATAATCAGAAAGCTATGGACTAAAGCAAggtatattggttgtatttgtaCTGGCGCTATGAGACAGTATACTACAGAACTTGAGTTCTATTGCCGAGGGCTCCCTTTAGTTTCAGCTTTCTATGCTTGCTCGGAAGCTTTTTGTGGGCTTAACTTAGAACCTCTATGCAAACCTTGTGATGTCTCCTACACATTACTCCCTAACGTGGCTTACTTTGAATTCCTTCCTGTGAAGAATGAACGTGATGAATCTTTTGAAATGAAGAGCAACGATGAAGATACTGAACTTGTTGATCTTGTAAATGTGAAGGCTGGCCAATGTTATGAACTAGTTGTCACAACTTGTGCAG GATTATATCGATATAAAGTAGGAGATGTTCTTATGGTGAGTGGTTTCTACAATAATGCACCTCAATTCCAATTTGTGGAGAGGAAAAATGTTCTCCTAAGTGTTGATCAGGAAAAAACAAGCGAAACAGACCTTTTCAAGGCTGTGACAGAAGCAAAGGCTCTTCTCGATCCACTCGGATTCATCTTGACAGAGTACACTAGCTATGTTGATACTTCTTCAGCACCAGGTCACTATGTCTTATTTTGGGAGATCAAGGGAAAAGAAGGGAAGCATTGCAAAGAGCTTGACCCAAAGATAATGGTAGAGTGTTGCTCTAGAATGGAAGAGTCATTgcattatacatataaaatctaTAGGAAAAGGAACATAATTGCAGCTCTGGAGATTAGGGTGGTAAAGCAAGGAAGTTTTGAGGCACTAATGGATTATTTTGTGTCCAAAGGAACTTCATTGAGCCAATACAAAAAACCTAGTTGCATTAAATCTGAGGAAGCCTTGAAGATATTAGATTCGAGAGTGATAGGAAAGTATTTCAGCCCCAAACCACCGTTATAA
- the LOC105779651 gene encoding indole-3-acetic acid-amido synthetase GH3.17-like isoform X2, with protein MAANGYEGELKMIEELTTNAEQIQEEVLGEILSRNAGTEYLRGFLHGQTEKQLFKKNVPIVTYEDLKPYIDRIANGETSDILLAEPITGFFLSSGTSGGQPKLMPVTAQVVNKWELFRGLYESPAMKHFGDINQAGKGLELMFARPEIETPSGLKAASVSTSIYNECNFRANLPKLYTSPVETIFCPDPNQGLYCQLLFGLIQRDEVVKVGSVFASTVLRGIKFLENHWQELCYDIKTGRLSDWITDSGCRNAASLVMKPNPEQADLIETICNCKSWEGIIRKLWPKARYIWCICTGIMRQYTTELEFYCRGLPLVSALYACSEAICGINLEPLRKPCDVSYTFLPNMAYFEFLPVKNEGDGSIEMKSNNEDTELVDLVNVKAGQCYELVVTTCAGLYRYKVGDVLMVSGFYNNAPQFQFVERKNVILSVDQEKTSETDLFKAVTEAKALLDPLGFILTEYTSYVDTSSAPGHYVLFWEIKGKEGKHCKELDPKIMVECCSRMEESLHYTYKIYRKRNIIAALEIRVVKQESFEALMDYYVSKGTSMSQYKKPSCIKSEEALNILDSRVIGKYFSPKSPL; from the exons ATGGCAGCGAATGGGTATGAAGGAGAGTTGAAGATGATTGAGGAACTGACCACAAATGCTGAGCAAATTCAAGAAGAGGTATTGGGGGAAATACTAAGTCGAAATGCAGGAACAGAGTATTTAAGGGGATTCCTCCATGGTCAAACCGAGAAGCAGCTCTTTAAGAAAAATGTTCCCATAGTTACTTATGAAGATCTCAAGCCTTACATAGATAGGATTGCTAATGGGGAGACATCAGATATCCTTTTAGCTGAACCCATTACAGGGTTCTTTTTAAG CTCTGGGACTTCAGGCGGGCAGCCAAAGCTGATGCCTGTCACTGCTCAAGTTGTTAATAAGTGGGAATTATTTCGTGGCTTGTACGAGTCTCCTGCGATGAA GCACTTTGGTGACATCAACCAAGCCGGTAAAGGACTGGAGCTTATGTTTGCCAGACCAGAGATTGAAACTCCTAGTGGCCTCAAGGCAGCATCTGTTTCAACGAGCATATACAACGAGTGTAATTTTAGAGCCAATTTGCCTAAGCTTTACACAAGCCCCGTTGAGACCATCTTTTGCCCAGACCCCAACCAGGGCTTATACTGTCAATTACTTTTTGGTTTAATCCAACGAGACGAGGTTGTCAAGGTTGGTTCAGTCTTTGCATCTACAGTGTTAAGAGGTATCAAGTTTCTAGAAAATCACTGGCAAGAGCTATGCTATGACATAAAAACAGGTCGATTAAGCGATTGGATCACCGACTCAGGATGCAGAAATGCAGCATCATTGGTCATGAAGCCTAATCCAGAACAGGCTGACTTGATAGAAACTATATGTAATTGTAAATCATGGGAAGGAATAATCAGAAAGTTATGGCCTAAAGCAAGGTATATTTGGTGCATTTGTACTGGCATTATGAGACAGTATACTACAGAACTCGAGTTCTATTGCAGAGGGCTCCCTTTAGTTTCAGCTTTATATGCTTGCTCGGAAGCTATTTGTGGGATTAACTTAGAACCTCTACGCAAACCTTGTGATGTCTCCTACACATTTCTCCCTAACATGGCTTACTTCGAATTCCTTCCAGTAAAGAATGAAGGTGATGGATCTATTGAAATGAAGAGCAACAATGAAGATACTGAACTTGTTGATCTTGTAAATGTGAAGGCTGGTCAGTGTTATGAACTAGTTGTCACAACCTGTGCAG gATTATATCGATATAAAGTTGGAGATGTTCTTATGGTGAGTGGTTTCTACAATAATGCACCTCAATTCCAATTTGTGGAGAGGAAAAATGTTATTCTAAGTGTTGATCAGGAAAAAACAAGCGAAACAGACCTTTTCAAGGCTGTGACAGAAGCAAAGGCTCTTCTCGATCCACTGGGATTCATCTTGACAGAGTACACTAGCTACGTTGATACTTCTTCAGCACCAGGTCACTATGTCTTATTTTGGGAGATCAAGGGAAAAGAAGGCAAGCATTGCAAAGAACTTGACCCAAAGATAATGGTAGAGTGTTGCTCTAGAATGGAAGAGTCATTgcattatacatataaaatctaTAGGAAAAGGAACATAATTGCAGCTTTGGAGATTAGGGTGGTAAAGCAAGAAAGTTTTGAGGCACTAATGGATTACTATGTGTCCAAAGGAACTTCAATGAGCCAATACAAAAAACCTAGTTGCATTAAATCTGAGGAAGCCTTGAATATATTAGATTCGAGAGTTATAGGAAAGTATTTTAGCCCCAAATCACCGTTATAG